The following coding sequences are from one Helicobacter sp. 12S02232-10 window:
- a CDS encoding uracil-DNA glycosylase family protein, producing MRDIQKILHLKFLYYQKMFGGKYIENINLKPFEESLTMPKTSLYDMVSHCALCDRSKSSKPAFGILPSEPKIIFVTQLPLVNAFGAFLENKSSKMLQDIAQNVFALKSQEYGVLSLVKCDDSNLKVSDEEILICKQYLNEQILSKYTKIIILMGDCVLAHLLGLNFEDCAGSIFTQNGKAFLATYSLNQLLKNPSLKKEAMKHFLLARGYFEK from the coding sequence ATGCGTGATATTCAAAAAATTCTTCATCTTAAATTTTTATATTATCAAAAGATGTTTGGGGGCAAGTATATTGAAAATATCAATCTGAAGCCTTTTGAAGAAAGTTTGACAATGCCCAAAACTTCTTTATATGATATGGTTTCTCACTGCGCACTTTGTGATCGAAGTAAAAGCTCCAAGCCTGCTTTTGGAATTTTACCTTCTGAGCCTAAAATTATTTTTGTTACACAACTGCCTTTAGTGAATGCTTTTGGCGCATTTTTGGAAAATAAAAGCTCAAAAATGCTTCAAGACATTGCTCAAAATGTTTTTGCATTAAAATCTCAAGAATATGGCGTTTTATCTTTGGTTAAATGTGATGATAGTAATCTTAAAGTATCTGATGAAGAAATTTTAATCTGTAAGCAGTATTTGAATGAGCAAATCCTGTCTAAATATACTAAAATTATAATATTAATGGGAGATTGTGTGTTGGCACATTTACTTGGTTTGAATTTTGAGGATTGTGCAGGCAGTATTTTTACTCAGAATGGCAAGGCTTTTTTAGCAACTTATTCTTTGAATCAGTTACTCAAAAATCCTTCTTTAAAAAAAGAGGCAATGAAACATTTTTTACTTGCAAGGGGATATTTTGAAAAATAA
- a CDS encoding cytochrome-c peroxidase, with protein MRKLAIIGSIIAFCAINAFGESNQELIQKAKGVGLEPIPTGKALKDYQLKKATDTDLATGYKPKMTQAQIELGKKLYFDPRISSSNLISCNTCHNLALGGVDVVPAAIGEKWQPNTHHLNSPTVFNSVFNSVQFWDGRAKHLGDQAQGPIQNPVEMAASPKLVVEKITSMPAYVDEFKKAYGNKVKIDFKLIADTIAMFEETLVTPSRYDDFLKGNPKALSKDEQEGLNIFIDKGCTACHTGINLGGSMQPFGVVKPYKFASIGNFKGDANGMVKVPTLRNITETMPYFHNGQYWDVKDAIKEMGAIQLGITISDDEAKKIQTFFQSLTGTKPEIIYPTLPPVTDKTPKPVF; from the coding sequence ATGAGAAAACTCGCAATTATAGGAAGTATTATTGCATTTTGTGCGATTAATGCCTTTGGAGAAAGCAATCAAGAATTGATTCAAAAAGCTAAAGGAGTAGGTTTAGAGCCTATCCCTACTGGAAAGGCTTTGAAAGATTATCAACTTAAAAAAGCTACAGATACGGACCTAGCAACAGGCTATAAACCAAAAATGACTCAAGCTCAAATCGAATTAGGCAAAAAGCTTTATTTTGATCCTAGAATTTCAAGCTCAAACCTCATTTCCTGCAACACTTGCCACAATCTTGCATTGGGAGGCGTTGATGTTGTCCCAGCAGCAATCGGTGAAAAATGGCAGCCAAATACCCATCATTTAAATTCTCCAACTGTCTTTAACTCCGTATTCAATTCAGTGCAATTTTGGGATGGAAGGGCAAAACACCTAGGCGATCAAGCCCAAGGACCAATTCAAAATCCTGTAGAAATGGCTGCAAGCCCTAAACTTGTTGTAGAAAAAATCACTTCTATGCCTGCTTATGTGGATGAATTCAAAAAAGCCTACGGAAACAAAGTAAAAATTGACTTCAAACTCATTGCTGACACTATTGCGATGTTTGAAGAAACTCTTGTTACTCCAAGCCGCTATGATGATTTTCTTAAAGGAAACCCCAAAGCACTCAGTAAAGATGAACAAGAGGGGTTAAATATCTTTATTGACAAAGGATGTACAGCCTGCCATACCGGCATCAATCTTGGTGGCAGTATGCAACCATTTGGTGTTGTAAAACCATACAAATTTGCAAGCATAGGAAATTTTAAAGGCGATGCCAATGGTATGGTAAAAGTCCCCACTCTAAGAAATATAACTGAAACAATGCCTTATTTTCATAATGGTCAATATTGGGATGTCAAAGATGCTATCAAAGAAATGGGAGCAATCCAGCTAGGCATTACCATCAGCGATGATGAAGCTAAAAAAATACAAACTTTCTTCCAATCTCTCACAGGCACAAAACCTGAAATTATTTACCCTACCCTGCCTCCGGTTACAGATAAAACTCCAAAACCTGTTTTTTAA
- the dnaE gene encoding DNA polymerase III subunit alpha has translation MSYTHLHLHTEYSLLDGANKIKALAKKIKALGMKSVSMTDHGNMFGAIDFYTTMKKEGIKPIIGIETYLHNASDLGSKESKQRFHLCLYAKNQEGYKNLMYLSSMAFIEGFYYYPRINKKILREHSAGLICSSACLQGEVSWQLNTNNPRNVKIGAKGYDTAKEVALEYQDIFGDDFYIEIMRHGIADQSFIDEQLIRLSLETGIKLIATNDTHYTDQDDASAQEVAMCVAMAKTLDDQNRLKHSVKEFYVKSPQEMARLFADIPEALANTQEIADKCNLEIDLKDEKNNPPTPPRFKFTQEYAKAEGLDITDDASYFAHKAREGLVERLKIIPQERHQLYKDRLEREIEVINSMKFPGYMLIVWDFIRHAKENGIPVGPGRGSAAGSLVAFCLKITNIDPLKYDLLFERFLNPERVSMPDIDTDFCQRRRGEIIEYMIEKYGKYNVAQVITFGKMLAKGVIRDVARVLNMPYREADDMAKLIPDKLGITLQGYEEKDGKWIDGAWELEPKISELTQENPLAKKVWDFSLMLEGLNRNAGKHAAALVLDSERELWHKTPLYTGDKTGGAIVTQYSMKYLEPVDLIKFDFLGLKTLTVIDDALKLIVKRYQKELDFLTIDTDDPEVYKTIQSGNTVGIFQIESGMFQGLNKRLKPSTFEDIIAIIALGRPGPMESGMVDDFVNRKHGLEPITYMFPELEPILKPTYGTIVYQEQVMQIVQTIGGFSLGEADLIRRAMGKKDAQIMADNKVKFAMGAQAKGFDKNKAEELWELIVKFAGYGFNKSHSAAYAMVTFQTAYLKTYYEHEFMAAMLTSESDKIESVAKYIDEVKLLGIELVPPHVNTSALNFGVGDFEVKDSKTIKKIIFGLGAIKGAGEGPLKNIIEVRESEGEFKNLEDFISRVDFTKLTKRILEPLIKTGSLDGLGYTRATMLQNIDAICDAGRAKNKIKEMMAGSLFGDAQDDAQPVALNLTHIFEYDVKTLLDYEYECLGIYVSGHPLDDFQKEIKAIKGVAKSTELNSLEIGSNIMIVGKVLDVKKKIGKKTGKPYGTADILDFYGKIDLMLFEKHLQELESFDLSKPLAFKCKIEEREGNVQLRLLEIMNLEDAKGQNTKIKYKTPQIQDPQEEIIPIDMKPQELNDATCPLAVVLKKSIDGSFFEKIKSEAQKFEGERELRVVIEDGQRKYMFVSSLKVSGKIKQSFCDLEWMDIS, from the coding sequence ATGAGTTATACACACTTGCACTTACATACCGAATATTCTTTGCTTGATGGAGCGAATAAAATCAAGGCTTTGGCCAAAAAAATCAAAGCACTTGGAATGAAAAGCGTGAGTATGACCGATCACGGAAATATGTTTGGAGCAATTGATTTTTATACGACGATGAAAAAAGAAGGTATCAAGCCCATCATCGGTATTGAGACGTATCTGCATAATGCTTCAGATTTGGGTAGCAAAGAGTCCAAACAACGCTTCCATCTTTGTTTGTATGCTAAAAATCAAGAAGGTTATAAAAATCTAATGTATTTAAGCTCAATGGCTTTTATTGAAGGCTTTTACTATTATCCTAGAATCAATAAAAAGATTTTGCGCGAGCATTCTGCAGGTCTGATTTGCTCTTCGGCGTGCTTGCAAGGTGAGGTAAGTTGGCAACTCAATACCAATAATCCTAGAAATGTAAAAATCGGAGCTAAGGGTTATGATACCGCCAAAGAAGTAGCACTTGAATATCAAGATATTTTTGGAGATGATTTTTATATTGAGATTATGCGTCACGGGATTGCCGATCAGAGCTTTATTGATGAGCAATTAATCAGACTTTCTTTAGAAACAGGGATTAAACTGATTGCTACAAATGATACCCATTATACTGATCAAGATGATGCGAGTGCTCAAGAAGTAGCAATGTGTGTGGCGATGGCAAAAACTCTTGATGATCAAAACAGACTCAAACATTCAGTAAAAGAATTTTATGTAAAATCTCCTCAAGAAATGGCGAGACTCTTTGCCGATATTCCCGAAGCTTTGGCAAATACCCAAGAAATTGCTGATAAATGCAATCTTGAAATTGACCTCAAGGATGAAAAAAACAATCCTCCTACCCCGCCAAGATTCAAATTCACACAAGAATATGCCAAAGCAGAAGGGTTAGATATAACAGATGATGCAAGCTATTTTGCTCATAAAGCCCGAGAAGGTTTAGTAGAAAGACTCAAGATTATCCCTCAAGAGCGTCATCAACTCTACAAAGACAGACTTGAAAGAGAGATTGAAGTCATTAATAGTATGAAATTTCCGGGTTATATGCTCATTGTATGGGATTTTATAAGGCACGCTAAAGAAAACGGTATCCCAGTAGGTCCAGGCAGGGGGAGCGCAGCAGGGAGCTTGGTAGCATTTTGTCTTAAGATTACCAATATTGATCCTTTAAAATATGATCTTCTTTTTGAGAGATTTTTAAACCCTGAGCGGGTTTCGATGCCTGATATTGACACAGATTTTTGTCAGAGGCGGCGTGGGGAAATTATTGAATATATGATTGAAAAATATGGTAAGTATAACGTGGCTCAAGTCATTACTTTTGGCAAGATGCTTGCCAAAGGCGTTATTAGAGATGTTGCACGTGTATTGAATATGCCTTATAGAGAAGCTGATGATATGGCAAAACTGATTCCTGATAAATTGGGTATCACGCTTCAAGGATATGAGGAAAAAGATGGGAAATGGATAGATGGAGCTTGGGAGCTTGAGCCTAAAATTTCAGAACTCACTCAAGAAAATCCTTTAGCCAAGAAAGTCTGGGATTTTTCTTTGATGCTTGAAGGACTCAATCGCAATGCTGGCAAGCACGCTGCTGCGCTTGTACTTGATAGCGAAAGGGAATTGTGGCATAAGACCCCGCTTTATACCGGTGATAAAACTGGTGGAGCAATTGTCACGCAATATTCAATGAAATATCTTGAGCCTGTCGATTTAATCAAATTTGACTTTCTTGGACTCAAAACTCTAACAGTCATAGATGATGCACTCAAACTCATCGTTAAAAGATATCAGAAAGAATTAGATTTTTTAACGATTGATACAGATGATCCTGAAGTTTATAAAACGATACAAAGCGGTAATACTGTTGGTATATTTCAAATCGAATCTGGTATGTTTCAAGGTCTCAATAAACGTTTGAAACCTTCAACATTTGAAGATATTATTGCAATCATTGCCTTAGGACGACCCGGTCCGATGGAATCAGGAATGGTTGATGATTTTGTCAATCGCAAGCACGGGTTAGAGCCTATCACCTATATGTTCCCTGAGCTTGAACCCATCCTTAAGCCTACCTATGGCACGATTGTCTATCAAGAACAAGTGATGCAAATCGTCCAAACCATCGGAGGTTTTTCTTTAGGGGAAGCTGATTTGATACGTCGGGCAATGGGGAAAAAAGACGCCCAAATTATGGCTGACAATAAAGTCAAGTTTGCTATGGGTGCTCAAGCCAAAGGATTTGATAAGAATAAAGCTGAAGAGCTTTGGGAACTCATTGTCAAATTTGCAGGCTATGGGTTTAATAAATCCCATTCGGCAGCTTATGCGATGGTAACGTTTCAGACTGCTTATTTGAAGACTTATTACGAACACGAATTTATGGCTGCAATGCTTACAAGCGAGTCAGATAAGATTGAATCGGTGGCAAAATATATCGATGAGGTGAAACTTTTGGGTATTGAACTTGTTCCTCCTCACGTCAATACTTCAGCACTGAATTTTGGCGTGGGTGATTTTGAGGTCAAAGACAGCAAGACAATTAAAAAAATTATTTTTGGTTTGGGCGCGATTAAAGGAGCAGGGGAAGGTCCGTTGAAAAATATCATTGAAGTCAGGGAAAGTGAGGGCGAATTTAAAAACTTGGAAGATTTTATTTCAAGAGTGGATTTTACAAAACTCACCAAAAGAATCTTAGAGCCTTTGATAAAAACGGGCAGTCTTGATGGATTGGGTTATACTAGAGCAACAATGCTTCAAAATATAGATGCGATTTGCGATGCAGGCAGAGCTAAAAACAAGATCAAAGAAATGATGGCAGGTTCTTTATTTGGAGATGCTCAAGATGATGCTCAGCCTGTAGCGTTAAATCTGACTCATATTTTTGAATATGATGTTAAAACTTTGCTTGATTATGAGTATGAGTGCTTAGGCATTTATGTTTCGGGTCATCCTTTAGACGACTTTCAAAAAGAAATCAAAGCGATTAAGGGTGTGGCCAAAAGCACAGAATTAAATTCCTTAGAAATCGGTTCTAATATAATGATTGTCGGGAAGGTTTTAGATGTCAAGAAAAAGATTGGGAAAAAAACTGGAAAACCTTATGGAACGGCTGATATTTTGGATTTTTATGGAAAGATTGATTTGATGCTTTTTGAAAAACATCTTCAAGAACTTGAAAGTTTTGATCTTTCTAAACCTCTAGCTTTTAAATGCAAGATTGAAGAGCGTGAGGGAAATGTACAGCTTCGTTTGCTTGAGATTATGAATCTTGAAGACGCAAAGGGGCAAAATACGAAAATAAAATACAAAACCCCTCAAATCCAAGATCCTCAAGAAGAAATCATTCCTATTGATATGAAGCCCCAAGAACTTAATGATGCAACTTGCCCCTTAGCTGTGGTTTTAAAGAAGAGCATTGATGGTAGTTTTTTTGAAAAGATTAAATCTGAAGCACAAAAATTTGAAGGTGAACGCGAACTTCGGGTTGTGATTGAAGATGGGCAAAGAAAATATATGTTTGTAAGTAGTTTGAAAGTCAGCGGCAAAATCAAACAAAGTTTTTGCGATCTTGAATGGATGGATATTTCGTGA
- a CDS encoding pseudouridine synthase, with the protein MDGYFVRLNQFISHHTKYSRREADVLIEQGRVNVEKTKADFKTILKDNQRVFIDGKYIKPQKNDLYTVVVYHKPKGEIVSKKDDRGRRVIYDSLGEKYACFVPVGRLDFASEGVILLTDSKKVAQSLMESSLEREYIIKVKGNITQEIIQAMTEGIYLENAQAGAHPKNKIRQMEFAPFAKYEIIKNEKNFSKLKVSIKEGKNRELRRFFAYFKKDVLDLRRIRYGWVCLNALPVGKTRFLNKDEYKLLHKFMDKGD; encoded by the coding sequence ATGGATGGATATTTCGTGAGACTCAATCAGTTTATTTCCCACCATACAAAATATTCGCGCAGAGAAGCCGATGTCTTGATCGAACAAGGTAGAGTGAATGTTGAAAAGACTAAAGCAGATTTTAAAACCATTCTCAAGGATAATCAAAGGGTATTTATTGATGGAAAATATATAAAACCACAAAAAAATGATTTATATACGGTTGTGGTTTATCATAAGCCTAAAGGTGAGATTGTCAGCAAAAAAGATGATCGAGGCAGGAGAGTGATTTATGATTCTTTAGGAGAAAAATATGCTTGTTTTGTTCCTGTGGGCAGACTTGATTTTGCTTCAGAAGGGGTTATATTGCTCACTGATAGTAAGAAAGTTGCCCAGTCTTTAATGGAAAGTTCTTTGGAGCGCGAATATATTATCAAGGTTAAGGGCAATATCACTCAAGAAATCATACAGGCTATGACAGAGGGGATTTATCTTGAGAATGCACAGGCAGGAGCCCATCCTAAAAATAAAATCAGACAAATGGAATTTGCTCCTTTTGCCAAATATGAGATCATAAAAAATGAAAAAAATTTTTCCAAACTTAAGGTTTCAATCAAAGAAGGAAAAAACAGAGAATTGCGAAGATTTTTTGCTTATTTTAAAAAAGATGTTTTAGATTTGCGACGCATTCGTTACGGATGGGTTTGTTTGAATGCTTTGCCGGTAGGAAAAACAAGATTTTTAAATAAAGATGAATATAAATTACTCCATAAATTTATGGATAAGGGTGATTAA